GCCGGGGAGCTCGGCGTCGACCAGGCGCTGTCGTTCCTCAAGGAGGTCGACGCGATCAACCAGCGCCGCCGCCAGCGCATGGTCGACCTCGCGCGAGAGGCGGTCGGCGGGTCGTTCGCCGGCAAGCGGGTCGCGGTGCTCGGCGCGGCGTTCAAGCCGAACAGCGACGACATCCGCGACTCCCCCGCGCTCGACGTCGCGATGGCGATCCACCGCGGCGGCGGCGACGTCACCGTCTACGACCCCGCCGCGATGGACAACGCGCGGGTGCGCTACCCCGACCTGTCGTACGCCGCCAGCGCCGTCGCGGCGGCCGCCGGCGCCGACGTCGTGCTGCACCTGACGGAGTGGCGGGAGTTCCGCGACATGGACCCCGCGGCGCTGTCCGGCGTCGTCCGCGAACGCCGCGTCGTCGACGGCCGCAACGCCCTCGACCCCGCGCTGTGGCGGGCCGCCGGGTGGACGTACCGCGCGCTGGGCCGCCCATGACGGTCAAGGCCGTGCTGTTCGACATGGACGGCGTGATCAGGCACTGGGACGAAGAGGGGGCGCGGGCCGGCGAGGAGGCCGCGGGGCTGCCCCCTGGCTCGGTCGAGCGGGTGGCGTACACGATCCCGGAGTTCTGGCAGACGCAGGTCGGCGAGGTCACCGCGCGGCAGTGGGCCGACGCGGTTGGCCGCGCACTGGTCGAGGAGCACGGGCCGGGCGCGGACCTCGCGGCAGACGTCTACTTCGGGTACGCCGGGCGCATCGACGCCGAGATGGTGTCGCTCGTCGCCGCCGTCCGCGAACGCACCACCGTCGCGCTGCTCTCCAACGCCACCGACCAGCTCCGCGAGCACCTCGCGCACCACGACCTCGTGGACGCGTTCGACGTGGTGTTCTGCTCGGCGGAGATCGGCGTCGCGAAGCCGGACGTCGCGATCTACCGGCACGCCGCGAAGGTCCTCGGCGTGACCGAGGCGGAGTGCTTCTTCACCGACGACCGCCCGGAGAACGTCGACGGCGCGCGCGCCGCGGGCATGCACGCGGAGGTCTTCACCGGGCGCGAGCCGCTGGTGGAGTGCCTGCGCGCGCTCGGCGTGGACGTGCCGTAGGTCCCGGCGTCGTTCACCCGTTCGGGGTCTGACCTGGGCAAGGGGCGCCGTCGATTCGTGTGACATGTTCCGCCGCAAGCGGTCCGCTGCGACCGCCCCGCCGCCCAACCCGGCTCTCATGACGCTGGTCGAGACGACGGGTGCCGCCGCGCGCGACGCGGGATCGTTCCGCGAGGCCGTCGAACGCGTGCTCCGCGACGTCGCCGACACCTCGGGCTGGGCCGCCGGCCACGCCTGGGTGCCCGTCGGCGACGGGTGGGAGTCGATGGGCGTCTGGTACCCCGAGGACGGCCTCGCGCTGGGCGGCCTGCGCCGCGCCTGCGTCGAGTCGCCCGCGGGCCCCGTACGCGGCCATCTCGCGCTGGCGCTGCACATGGAGACGACGCAGTGGGTCGCCGACCTCGGCGGCCTCAGCGGCACGCCGATGCACGACGCCGCGCTCGCCGCCGGCGTGGTGTCGGCGCTCGCCTGCCCGGTCTACTCGCACGGCGTACCGATCGCGATCCTGGAGTGGTACGTCGCCGACGACGCCCGCCCCTCCCCCGACGTCGCGCACGTCCTCGGCCACCTGTCGACCGTCCTCACCGACGTCGCGGAACGCCCGGTTCGGGCGATCCCCGAGCAGGGCAGGATGAGGAACGTACGGGAGACCCTGCGCTGGGTCACCGAGGACGGCGTCATGGCGAGACTGCTGACCTGCTGACGTCCTCCTGAGCCGGCGCTCACGGTGAGGGGGCCGGTGTGCGGACGGACGACGAGACCGCGCGGAAGGTGCTGGCGGAGAGCCGTACCTGGGCGGTCGTGGGCGCGTCCGACGACCCGTGGCGGTCGTCGTACGGCGTCGCCGAGCTGCTCATCGAACGCGGCTACGACGTCGTCCCCGTCAACCCCAACCACTCGCGCGTCCTCGGCCTGACCTGCTACCCGTCGCTCGCGGACGTGCCGCGGCCGGTCGACGTCGTGGACCTGTTCCGCCGCTCCGAGCTGGCCGGCGTGCACGTCGACGAGGCGATCGCGATCGGCGCGAAGGCGGTGTGGACGCAGCTCGCGGTGTTCCCCGACCCGGCGTCGCTGGAACGCGCCCGCGCGGCCGGCCTGACCGTCGTCCTCAACCGCTGCCCGGCCCAGGACCTGCCGCGGTTCTTCGGCGCCGCCTAGGGGCCGCGCCCCGCCTCAGGCGTACGTGAACGTCCAGACGACCTTGCCCTGCGGCGTGCCGCCGAGGTTGCAGACCGCGATCGTCACCGTCTCCTTGGGCGAGCGCTTCTTCTTGTACGACGCCTGGCGCGTGCCGCTCGTGAGGTTCAGCTCGGCGCCGTAGCCGAGCACGCGGCCCTTGGCGTCGTAGATCTCCACGACCCAGTCGCCCTTGAAGCCGCTCAGGGTGACCTTGAGCTGGCCGACGGCGGCGGGCAGCGTGAACTTCCGCAGGTCGCGGGACAGCCCGTCGATCCCCTCCGCGCAGTGCACGCCGCCCTCACCCTCGACGGGGTACGGCACCGGCAGCAGCACGTCGTACGTGCGGGTCACCGGCTTGCGCTTGGCGGCGTCCGCGGGGACGCCGGTCAGAGCGACGGCGCCGGCAACCGCGATGGCGACGAGGGTCCTGGTCATGGCTGCGTACTTCGCTCGCGTCGCGTCGGGTCCTGCTCTACAGGCCGAGCTCGCGCGCGATGAGGATGCGCTGCACCTCGCTGGTGCCCTCGCCGATCTCGAGGATCTTGCAGTCGCGGTAGAAGCGCGCGACGGGGTACTCGTTGATGAAGCCGTAGCCGCCGTGCACCTGGACTGCCTCGCGGGCGTTGGTGACGGCGATCTCGGAGGAGTACAGCTTGGCGATCGCCGCCTCCTTCTTGAACGGCTCGCCGCGCAGCATCCGGTCGGCGGCGGCGTAGTACGCGAGCCGCGCGGTGTGCGTGCGCATCTCCATGTCGGCGATCTTGAACGCGATCGCCTGGTACTTGGCGATCGGCTTGCCGAACGCCTCGCGCTCCTTCGAGTACTTGACCGACTCGTCCACGCAGCCCTGCGCGAGCCCGACGCCGAGGGCGCTGATCGCGATGCGCCCCTCGTCGAGGATCGAGAGGAAGTTGGCGTAGCCGCGGCCGCGCTCGCCGAGGAGGTTCTCCTCCGGGACGCGGCAGTCGGTGAACGTGATCTCGCGGGTGTCGGACGCGTGCCAGCCGATTTTCGAGTACTTCTTCGACACCGTGAAGCCGTCGCGCGGCACGGGCACGAGGATCGACGAGATCTCCTTGCGGCCGTCGAACTCCTCGCCCGTCACGGCCGTCGCCGTGACGAGGCGCGTGATGTCGGTGCCGGAGTTGGTGATGAAGCACTTGGTGCCGTTGACGACCCAGTGCCCCGAGTCGACCTTGGCGGTGGTCCGCGTCGCGCCGGCGTCGGAGCCGCCGCCGGGCTCGGTCAGGCCGAACGCGCCCAGCGCCTCGGCGCTGCACAGCATCGGCAGCCACTCCTGCTTCTGCTCCTCGGTGCCGAAGCGGTAGACCGGCATCGCGCCGAGGGAGACGCCGGCTTCGAGCGTGATCGCGGTCGACGAGTCGACGCGGGCCAGCTCCTCCAGCGCGAGGCAGAGCGTGAAGTAGTCGCCGCCCATGCCGCCGTACTCCTCGGGGAACGGCAGACCGAACAGCCCCAGCTCGCCCATCTGGCGGACGATGTCGTACGGGAACTCCCCCGACTCGTCCATCTCCTCGGCGCGGGGCGCGACGACGGTGCGCGCGAACTGCTCGACGGTCTTGCGGAACGTCTCCTGCTCGTCGCTGAGCCGGATGTCGACCACGGGCGTGCTCCTCGGGACGGTGCTGGGCGTTCCGGCAGTCTCCCATGCGAGGCGCCGGTAGTCTGAGCCGGTGTCGCTCGTCCGCACCGTGTACGACCGCTTCGGTGTCCTGATCCACGAGATCGCCAAGTTCGGCATCGTCGGGGCGTTCAACGCCGTCCTCGACATCGCGCTGTTCAACGTCCTGCACTTCCAGGTCGGCATCGGCCCGCTGACGTCGAAGACGCTGGCCGTCACCGTCGCGGCGACGTCGTCGTACTTCATGAACAGGCACTGGTCGTTCGCCCACCGTGCGCGCACAGGGATCAGGCGTGAGTACGTGCTCTTCATCATCCTCAGCGGCATCGGCCTCGGCATCGCGCTGACCTGCCTCGGCTTCACCCGCTACGTCCTCGGCCGCACCGACCCGCTGTCGCTGAACATCGCCGCGAACGTCGTCGGCCTCGTCCTCGGGACCCTCTGGCGCTTCTGGTCGTTCAAGCGCTGGGTGTTCCTGCCGGCGACCGACCCCGACCTGCCCTCCCCCGTCGAAGCCGCGATCACGACGACGACGTAATTCAGGCCGGGCGTACGAGGAGCCCGCTTTCCTGCGTATATCTCCCGGCGCGTGTGCGCGCGCCGTTCTGAGAACAAGGGGGAGTTACGCATGCGCAAGATCATGCTCGCGTCCGCGGCGGCGCTCACGGCGGTAGCCTTCGCGGCTCCGGCGTCGGCGATCGAGTCCGCCGACATGCTTCTGCTGGACAGCGGGAGCGGCTACTACGGTCCGAACCGTGTCGACGGGAACTGCCAGGCCGGTCCCGGTGCGACGCTCGACCTGAACTACGTCACCTACGTCGTCCGCGGCGTGGCGCAGGCGTCGTCGACGAGCGGCGCCGTCCCTGTCGCGACGACGATCTCCTGCTGGATCAAGGACACCGTCAGCGGTGCCGTGTGGGGCCCGGCCGTGACCGGGTTCGCGCCGACGGGCACCGCTGCGGCCGCCGGCACCATCCAGGCCCGGTCGACCGGCTACCTCAAGGTGTGCACTGAGGCCTTCGCATTGTTCAACGACAACCGCCCGGCCGCGCACTACAAGACGGCGGGCTGCTAGTACCAGCCTTAGTGCGGGCAGGGGACATTGTTCGCCTGCCCGCACGAAGGATTTCGGTTTCCCTTGTCGAAAGCCACGAACATGCGCGCTCGTACGGTCGTCGCGGCCGCCCTGGCCAGCGGCTTGCTCGCGCAAATGGCCGGGTCGGTGTCGGCCGCGCCCGATCGCCAGCTGGCGTTGATCGCGTACCGGACGACGACAGGTGCCGCCGCTCTCGACCTACAGGTCGACGCACCCCCGGGCAGCAAGCCGTCTGTGATCGCGATGGTCGTCGCGACGATCGACCGCAGCCGCATCGTCTCGCTCGACCTAGCGGGCGTGCTGCTCTCCGGCGAGGCCGACCGTGTCCACGTCAAGGCGAACGGCGGCGGCACCACGTTGTGCGACGAGGGTGTCTGCATGGCGGACACCAGCACGCAGTCCGCCGGCAGCGCCATCACGATCCGCAACGACGCCGGCGACGACCGGTACAACGTGATGTTCGTCGTCGCGCGGGGCGCCTCGGTCACCTACTCCGCGAAGGCCAAGGGCTGGGCGATCAAGCGCGTCACGTTCCCGTACCGGATCACGGCCGGCGCGGACACCGCGATCGCGGCTGCCTACGGGCTCGGCTCCGGCGCCGAGGTGTTCGGCGACGTAAGCGCGCCGGGCGGAACGACGGGCAGCATCGCCGTCAGCGAGCCGCCCTGCAGCGAGTCGTACAACGGCACGGTCTCCCGCGGCGCGGGCACGCTGACGCTCGACGGCGGCGTCACACGTCCGACGTTCACCTGCCCTGCCGACCGCGGCGCACTGGCGTCGTGGTCGCGACGCAAGACCACGTGGCGAGTCCACGGCACGATGGCCGGCGAGACGACGCAAGCGGGCGCCCGGCTGTTCGTTCTCGACCTGCCCAAGGCGCTGCCCACCCCCCGCAACTGGCCCTGGCGCTGACCGCTACGCCAGCGAGTCGAACGTCTGCCGCAGCCGCGCCATGTCGCGCCGCCGGTCCTCGTACGTCACGCCGACCGCGATCACGAGCAGCCCGGTCGCGCCGATCGTCGCCCACTTCGGCAGCGCAGCCGCCATCGGCGCGAGCTGCACCAGCGCGTCCACGGCCAGCACGAAGGCACCGATCGTCAACGGCGCCTGCAGCCGTTCGCGAACACCCGCCAGCAGCACCGCGGTCCCGGCCACAGCCAGCAGCACGGGACGCGTCACGCCGGGGTCGACGAGCACGAGGTACGTCGTCGGCGCGAACGCCGCCACCGGCCCCCGCCCGTACGCCTGCCACGACCCGGTCGACGGGTCGCGGCGGCGGCGCAGGTGGCCGAGCGCCAGCGTGAGGATCGCGACCGGGGCGGCGTACGCCTCGGGCATCGTGACGTCCTCGAGCCAGAGCCTGTCCCACGTCCACGCGGTGAGCAGCACGGTCGCCGCCCAGTTGAGCCGGCGGCGGTCCTCGCGCAGCGCGTCGGCGAGACAGGTGACGCCGCCGACCGCGAGCACCCACGACAGCCAGCCGAGGTCGGGAAGGACGAGGCCGAGCGAGACGACGTACGCCGTCCCCGCCACGACCTCGACCCGGTCGCAGTCCTCGCCGCGCAGCAAGGCGCCGATGCCCACGGCGGCCGCCGCGGCGAGCGCGACGACGAAGCCGCTGCGGTCCAGCGGCGCGCCGAGGACGTACGCCTCGACACCCGCGAAAGCGATCGCCAGCGCGACGGCGACGGGCGCCAGCACGCGGTCGCGCAACGCCGCCGCGCCGGCCGTCAGCGCGCCGATGCCGAGTGCGTACGCGAGCCACTCCAGGTCGCCCGCGGTGACGACGAGCGCGCCGGCGTAGGCGAGCGCGCCGACCGCGCTGACGTCCTCGAGCCGCAGCAGCACGCCCGCCGCGAACAGCGCGCACGCAACCGCCGCGACGACGAACGCCGCCTGCTCGGGCTCCAGCCCGTACGCCACCGGCGTCGCCGCCGCGCAGGCCGCCGTGAGCACCGCGGCGAGGCCGGCGAGGCGCCGCCGCTCGGGGCGGATCGCGTCGAGACCCACGGCGATCGCGCCGCCGCCGAGCGTCCACGCGAGCCAGCCGGTGCCGGTCATCGCGAGACCGAGGCCGACGGCGTACGCCGCGCCCGCGACGTACTCCACGGACGTCACGCGACCGCGCAGCACGTACGCCGCGGCGAGCAGCGCGAACGACGCCGTCGCCAGCAGGAAGCCGATCCGGTCGAGCGGCGTGGCACGGGAGGCGGCGAGCGCGACGACGTACCCGGCGGCGGCGGCCGACGCGATGCCGGCCGAGGGGTCGCGCAGGGAGTCGTAGACCGCCGCGTACGCGGCGTACGCCAGCGCCACGACGAGCAGCACGACGAGCGTCGCGTGCGTGTCGGCGAGTGACCACGCGGTCGCGACGGCGAGCACGATCGTCGCGGGCACCGCGACCACCCAGCGGCGGAAGACGTACGACGCGGCGAGGGCGGCGAGCGAGGCGGTGACGTACCAGGTCAGGGCGGCGCGGTACGACGACGCGAAGCCGAGCGGCACGAGGACGACCGCGAAGCTCGCCAGGACGACGGCGTACCAGCGCGCGTCGCGACGGCGGTCCAGCGCCTCCGCGGTGACGAACGCCGCCAGCGTCGCGACAGCGACGACGGCGAGCGTGACGACGCTGCCGCCCCACTCGGTGCCCTCCGCGCCGAGTGCCTGACGAGCGGGCACGTCGCCGGTCAGCCCCCACGGCTCGGCGACCCAGCTCAGCGGCACGAACAGCGCCTGCACCACCCACGGCGCGACGAACGCGACGGCGACGCCGACCGTTCCCGCGCCCACGGCGACCGGGCCGCGACGCCAGGCGCGCGGGGCGCTCGCGGCGGCGACGAGCGCGAGGAGGCCGATGGCCGAGATCGCGGCGGGCAGCTGCACGAACGTCAGCGACAGCCGCGCCGGCGCGACCGCCGCGACGACGACCGCGAGCGTCGTGATGCCGGTCGTGACCGTACGGTCGCCGGGCCAGAGCAGCGCGACCGCGCCGGCCGCGACGAGCACGACAGACGCGAGGCGGACGTCGGCCTCGGCCGACGTGCCGTACGCCGTGCCTAGCGCGAGCAGCACGCCGAACGCCCAGTTGCCCAGCGCGCAGACCCTTGCGGGGAACGCCGTCCCGCCGAGCCGGTACGCGGCCACGAGCAGCACCGCGGCCTGCACGACGAGGTACGCGCCGCGTTCGGCGTCGGTGAGACCCGGCAGCCGGAACGCCGTCACGACCAGCGGTAGCTGGATGCCGGCGAGGGCGGCGTAGCGGACGCTGCGTACCGGCACGAGCCGCGCGAACCCGGCCGCGCCGGCGGCGAGGACGCCGCTCGCGATCGACCAGTACGTCGCCGCGTCGGTGCCGGCGAGCCCGCCCAGGTTGGCGCGGCGGGCGGCGTACGCGTCGACGACGCCGAACAGCACCGTCAGCAGGCCGATGGCCTCCGCCGACGCGTCGAGGCCGCGGCGGCGCACCCAGTGCGCACTCCAGCCGGTGATGCCCGTGACCGCCAGCATGATGGCGCCGCGCGCGCCGATGGGCAGCCGCCCCCACGTGAACGCCGTGAACGCGATCGCCGCGACGACGAGCAGCAGCGCGCCGGTGGCGAGGAGGACGTTCTGGACGCGCTGCGGCGTCCACTCCTTGCGCGGCCTCGGCGCGGGACGCGTGCGGTCCGGCGTCCAGTGGTACGCGGGCGAGGGCTCGCGGCGCTCGGCCGGCGGGGTCGCGCGCGGCGCGGGAGGACGCGGCGCGGCGTCGTACGGCGAGGTCGCCGCGGCCGCCGTCATCGCGGGCTCGCGCGCGGGCTCGTCCTGCGTGCGCAGCCTGGCCAGCAGCGCCACGCGCTCGCGTTCGAGGCGGTCGATGTCGTTGGAGACCTGCCAGAGGCGCAGGGCGTCAGAGCCGCGCAGCAGCAGTCCGCACCCCGTACAGCGCATCGTGCCGCGCAGCGGCTCCCCGCAGTCAGGGCAGCGGGTCGGGTCGACGTTCATGGTGGTTGCCCCCTCGGACGTCATCGACCTCACCACGGCTGTGGTCGTTACGTCCGACTTTGCCGCGAACGGCCCCCCGCGCGCATCCGCTCAGGTACTCAACTCCAGCCGCAGCGGCAGTGCCGTCGCGCCCCACGACGCGAGCTCGCCGGGCTTCGTCTCGTACTTCGCCACCATCGCCGCGCGGACCGCCGCGTCCTCGGCGGGGTCGGTCACGAGCGCCGCTGTCGCAGGGCGCGTGTCGCCGCCCACGCGGACCGTGACGGACGGGTTGGCGCGGGCGTTGCGGATCGTGTCCGAACGCTCCCCCGACCCCGCCATCAGGTACAGCGCGCCGCCGTGCGCCACGCACCAGATCTCGACCTCGTGCGGGTTGCCCGTACGCCGACCGGTCGTCGTGACGTAGTACAGCTCCGACTCGGCCCAGCCAGGCGGCAGCGCCATCAGACCGGCGTGACGCCGTGCCTGCGGCGCGAGAACGACCGGTCCTTCGCGCGGTACGCCGCGTAGCGCTTGATGAGCTCGGCGCGCAGGTCCTCGGGCTCGACGATGCCGTCCACGACGAGCTCGGAGGCGAGGCGTACGACGTCGATGTCGGTCTCGTACTCCTCGCGCTTGGCGCGCACGTACTCGTCGCGCTCGGCCTCGTCCTCGATGGCGGCGATCTTGTTGGCGTAGACGGCGTTGACGGCCGCCTCCGGACCCATGACGGCGATCATCGCGGTGGGCAGCGCGAGGCAGGCGTCGGGCTCGAAGCCCGGCCCCGCCATGGCGTAGAGGCCCGCGCCGTACGCCTTGCGCACGATCACCGAGACCTTCGGCACGGTGGCCTCGGAGACGGCGGTGATCATCTTGGCGCCGTGCCGGATGATGCCCTGCCGCTCGACCGCCGAGCCGATCATGAAACCGGGGACGTCGGAGAGGAACAGCAGCGGCACGTTGAACGCGTCACAGAGCTGGATGAACTTCGTCGCCTTGTCCGCGCTGTCGACGAAGAGCACGCCGCCCTTCTGCATCGGGTTGTTGGCGACGACGCCGATCACCTCGCCGTCGAGCCGGCCGAAGCCGACGACGAGCTCGCGCGCCCAGAGCGCGTGGATCTCGTACCAGGAGTCCTCGTCGACGATGCCCTGGACGTAGCGCCGCATGTCGAACGCCTTGCGCTCCTCGGCCGGCACCAGCGCGCGCAGGTCGATGGCCTTCGGCTCGCGCGGCTCCGCCGAGGGCGGCGTGCCGAGGTAGTTCGACGGCAGGTACGACAAATGGCGCTTGACGACCTCGATGGCCTCGGGCTCGGTCTTCGCGAGGTGCGTGCCGCAGCCGGAGACGGAGCAGTGCATCTTCGCGCCGCCCATCTCCTCGAGCGTCGTCTTCTCGCCGACGACCATCTCGGCCATGCGCGGGCTGCCGAGGTACATCGAGGCGTTGCCCTCGACCATGACGACGATGTCGCAGAACGCCGGGATGTACGCCCCGCCGGCCGCGCTCGGCCCGAACAGCGCGCAGACCTGGGGGATCGACCCGCTGGCGCGCACCTGCGTGTGGAAGATCTTGCCCGCGCCGCGTCGGCCGGGGAACAGGTCGACCTGGTCGGTGATGCGCGCGCCGGCGGAGTCGACGAGGTAGACCATCGGCACGCCGGTCCGGTACGCCGTCTCGATGATCCGGATGATCTTCTCGACGGTCCGCGCGCCCCACGAGCCGGCCTTGACCGTGGAGTCGTTCGCCATGACGGCCACGGGGCGGCCCGCGACGAGGCCGGTGCCGGTGACGACGCCGTCGGCGGGCAGGTCGCCGGCCATGACGTTGGCGAACTGCCCGTCCTCGACGAACGACCCCTCGTCCAGCAGCAGGTCGAGCCGCTCGCGCGCGAAGAGCTTGCCCTTCGCGGCGTTCGCCTCGTGGTACTTCGGGTGCCCACCGGCGGCGACGGTCTCGCGCAGCTCGGACAGCGGGGGATGGCCGTGGACGTTCGTCTCAGTCACACGGCCGAGCGTACCGGCGAGCGCTCAGGTCGCGGGCTTCGCGTAGTCCGCGCCCATGCCGCTGGCGAAGTCGACCACGATGCAGTCCTCGTCGCCGATCGTCCACGCGTCGTGTCCCGGCGGGCAGACGAACACGTCGCCGGGGCCGACCTCGGCCTCGGTGCCGTCGTCCATCCGGATGCCCATGCGTCCCGACAGGACGTAGCCCTGGTGGTCGACCTGGCACGAGTCGGTGCCCGCGATCGGCTTGACGTCGTTCGACCAGCGCCAGCCCGGCTGGAACGTCGCCTTCCCGAACTGGAGCCCAGGGAGATGCACGACGTCGAGCCAGCCGTGCCCCGCGAACTTCCTCGTCTCGTCCGGCGAGTCGATGCTCTTGGCAATCAGGTCGGCCATGGTCCACCCCATTTCGCGCCGGTCCCGGCGCACGTCACGACCGTGGCACCGCGCGACGATCTTGCCTAGCCGTGATCTTGTGACCGTACGGGCACGGAGAGCGGTCAGCGTGCGGGGCGCGGGCCGTAGTAGCGGCGCAGCCAGAGCGCGAGGCCGTCGAGGCCGGGGAAGAGCACGCGTTCGGTGACGTTCGCCTGGTCGAGGCGGTCGCGGGCCTCCCACTTCAGCTCGGCCGGCACGACGACGCGCCGCGCGACGCCTGGGTGCTCGCCGAGCCACTCGTCGAGGCCGTCCCACGACCCCGCGAGCACCGAGAACACCGCGGCCTGGTTGACGATCCGGTCATCCAGCGACGGCGGCTCGAAGAACACCGCGAACGGCCCCGTCTCCCCCGCCAGCCCGTCGAACGACGCCATGTCCGGCACCGCGTCCGCGAGCAGCTCGGTCGTGAACACGTCGGCGCCCTCGTTGCGCAAAACCTCCCCGAGCTTGGCCGGCAGGTGCTGGTGTACGGAGCTGTAGTCGACGCACCACACGACGCCGTCGGTGTCGTACGCGCTCTGTACGGCGGTGGCGAAGTGGAGCGCGACGTACGGCGAGAACGTCCAGTCCAGCAGCCGCGTCGGCAGCCCGTGGTGCTGGCCGAGCGAGAGCCAGTCCCACACCGAGTCCGTCGGCGAGAGCCACGAGCGCGCGTACTTGCGGAAGTTGCGGACGAGGTGGTGCTCGATGTCGCCAGGCGCCGCGGCGAGCCGCGAGAGGCTCGTACGCAGCGGACGGCCGGCCGACGTGAGGCCGCGGTAGACGAGCTGCGTACGCAGCCCGTGCACCTGCGGCCAGTCGGTCGCCGCGAGCACCTCGAGCAGCTCGGTCCAGGTCTCGGGACGTACCTCGGGAACGACCTCCACGCCGTCCTCAGTACCCGGCAACCGCGCGGCCCGCACCTGCCGCCCCTGGCGAAGTTACCGGTGAGTACGGACCCGGCGGCACGCTCAGGCGGTGACTTTGGCGGTCCGTACCCACCGGTAACATCCGCGCCCGCGCGTGCCGGGCCGGCTCGCTACGACGCGGCGCTCCGACGCGCGCGGCGCGACACCACGGCGAGACCCAGCGCGAGCGCCGCGAGCACGGACACCGTGGCGTTCGCGCCGGTGGCCGGCATG
Above is a window of Frankiaceae bacterium DNA encoding:
- a CDS encoding HAD family phosphatase, coding for MTVKAVLFDMDGVIRHWDEEGARAGEEAAGLPPGSVERVAYTIPEFWQTQVGEVTARQWADAVGRALVEEHGPGADLAADVYFGYAGRIDAEMVSLVAAVRERTTVALLSNATDQLREHLAHHDLVDAFDVVFCSAEIGVAKPDVAIYRHAAKVLGVTEAECFFTDDRPENVDGARAAGMHAEVFTGREPLVECLRALGVDVP
- a CDS encoding acyl-CoA dehydrogenase family protein, whose amino-acid sequence is MVDIRLSDEQETFRKTVEQFARTVVAPRAEEMDESGEFPYDIVRQMGELGLFGLPFPEEYGGMGGDYFTLCLALEELARVDSSTAITLEAGVSLGAMPVYRFGTEEQKQEWLPMLCSAEALGAFGLTEPGGGSDAGATRTTAKVDSGHWVVNGTKCFITNSGTDITRLVTATAVTGEEFDGRKEISSILVPVPRDGFTVSKKYSKIGWHASDTREITFTDCRVPEENLLGERGRGYANFLSILDEGRIAISALGVGLAQGCVDESVKYSKEREAFGKPIAKYQAIAFKIADMEMRTHTARLAYYAAADRMLRGEPFKKEAAIAKLYSSEIAVTNAREAVQVHGGYGFINEYPVARFYRDCKILEIGEGTSEVQRILIARELGL
- a CDS encoding nitroreductase family deazaflavin-dependent oxidoreductase, with protein sequence MALPPGWAESELYYVTTTGRRTGNPHEVEIWCVAHGGALYLMAGSGERSDTIRNARANPSVTVRVGGDTRPATAALVTDPAEDAAVRAAMVAKYETKPGELASWGATALPLRLELST
- a CDS encoding CoA-binding protein, with the translated sequence MRTDDETARKVLAESRTWAVVGASDDPWRSSYGVAELLIERGYDVVPVNPNHSRVLGLTCYPSLADVPRPVDVVDLFRRSELAGVHVDEAIAIGAKAVWTQLAVFPDPASLERARAAGLTVVLNRCPAQDLPRFFGAA
- a CDS encoding cupin domain-containing protein; this encodes MADLIAKSIDSPDETRKFAGHGWLDVVHLPGLQFGKATFQPGWRWSNDVKPIAGTDSCQVDHQGYVLSGRMGIRMDDGTEAEVGPGDVFVCPPGHDAWTIGDEDCIVVDFASGMGADYAKPAT
- a CDS encoding FRG domain-containing protein is translated as MEVVPEVRPETWTELLEVLAATDWPQVHGLRTQLVYRGLTSAGRPLRTSLSRLAAAPGDIEHHLVRNFRKYARSWLSPTDSVWDWLSLGQHHGLPTRLLDWTFSPYVALHFATAVQSAYDTDGVVWCVDYSSVHQHLPAKLGEVLRNEGADVFTTELLADAVPDMASFDGLAGETGPFAVFFEPPSLDDRIVNQAAVFSVLAGSWDGLDEWLGEHPGVARRVVVPAELKWEARDRLDQANVTERVLFPGLDGLALWLRRYYGPRPAR
- a CDS encoding GtrA family protein, with amino-acid sequence MSLVRTVYDRFGVLIHEIAKFGIVGAFNAVLDIALFNVLHFQVGIGPLTSKTLAVTVAATSSYFMNRHWSFAHRARTGIRREYVLFIILSGIGLGIALTCLGFTRYVLGRTDPLSLNIAANVVGLVLGTLWRFWSFKRWVFLPATDPDLPSPVEAAITTTT
- a CDS encoding acyl-CoA carboxylase subunit beta; this encodes MTETNVHGHPPLSELRETVAAGGHPKYHEANAAKGKLFARERLDLLLDEGSFVEDGQFANVMAGDLPADGVVTGTGLVAGRPVAVMANDSTVKAGSWGARTVEKIIRIIETAYRTGVPMVYLVDSAGARITDQVDLFPGRRGAGKIFHTQVRASGSIPQVCALFGPSAAGGAYIPAFCDIVVMVEGNASMYLGSPRMAEMVVGEKTTLEEMGGAKMHCSVSGCGTHLAKTEPEAIEVVKRHLSYLPSNYLGTPPSAEPREPKAIDLRALVPAEERKAFDMRRYVQGIVDEDSWYEIHALWARELVVGFGRLDGEVIGVVANNPMQKGGVLFVDSADKATKFIQLCDAFNVPLLFLSDVPGFMIGSAVERQGIIRHGAKMITAVSEATVPKVSVIVRKAYGAGLYAMAGPGFEPDACLALPTAMIAVMGPEAAVNAVYANKIAAIEDEAERDEYVRAKREEYETDIDVVRLASELVVDGIVEPEDLRAELIKRYAAYRAKDRSFSRRRHGVTPV
- a CDS encoding UDP binding domain-containing protein: MAEVCEATGGDVTLLSKALSHDSRIGGRFLHAGLGFGGGCLPKDIRAFMARAGELGVDQALSFLKEVDAINQRRRQRMVDLAREAVGGSFAGKRVAVLGAAFKPNSDDIRDSPALDVAMAIHRGGGDVTVYDPAAMDNARVRYPDLSYAASAVAAAAGADVVLHLTEWREFRDMDPAALSGVVRERRVVDGRNALDPALWRAAGWTYRALGRP